The Methanobacterium sp. genome has a window encoding:
- a CDS encoding type II toxin-antitoxin system RelE/ParE family toxin: MSFIVHLSRRANKFLKSTDKELYNRVINKLKKLVEDPFPQDAKRITGQKEKVFRVRVGDYRILYVVFLDKNAILVVNIGKRANVYSR, encoded by the coding sequence GTGAGTTTTATAGTTCATTTGAGTCGTAGAGCTAATAAATTTCTCAAAAGTACTGATAAGGAACTGTATAATCGTGTAATAAACAAACTCAAGAAGTTGGTAGAAGATCCATTTCCACAAGATGCCAAAAGAATAACAGGTCAAAAAGAGAAGGTATTCAGGGTGAGAGTAGGGGATTACAGAATACTCTATGTTGTTTTTCTGGATAAAAATGCAATATTGGTGGTAAACATTGGTAAAAGAGCAAATGTTTATAGTCGATAA
- a CDS encoding metal-dependent hydrolase, producing the protein MPDWITHILVAWTICTVLSFKFKQFNPANTVICMVGALIPDVCKIVIPLEYLGVYAGNFILPFHMPVGSFIIATIFSLFFKEQKTVLLFLLLGVLTHYMLDLLLTNLSGRIYLLYPFSWGSWQLDLIPDDDFNITVLAVLLAVFVYLFLNILISRKMDKYKTF; encoded by the coding sequence ATGCCTGATTGGATAACACACATCTTGGTTGCATGGACAATTTGCACAGTTTTAAGCTTTAAATTTAAACAGTTTAACCCTGCAAATACAGTTATCTGCATGGTGGGAGCGTTAATTCCAGATGTCTGTAAAATAGTGATACCACTTGAATATTTGGGTGTATATGCCGGGAACTTTATTCTGCCGTTTCATATGCCTGTAGGGTCTTTTATAATTGCTACAATATTTTCATTGTTCTTTAAGGAACAGAAAACAGTGTTATTGTTTCTTTTATTAGGAGTTTTAACTCATTACATGCTGGATTTGCTTCTTACGAATTTAAGTGGAAGAATTTATTTGTTGTATCCGTTTTCGTGGGGTAGCTGGCAGCTGGATCTTATACCTGACGATGATTTTAATATTACAGTTTTAGCTGTTTTACTGGCTGTTTTTGTTTATTTATTTCTAAATATTTTGATTTCTCGAAAGATGGATAAATATAAAACATTTTAA